GTACCCGAAACATCAAGGTTCGATAGGCTTTATGCTGACCAGTGACGAAGAAGGAGAGGCCATTGATGGTACGCGCCATATTGTCGATTCGCTTAAGCAGCGCGGCAAAGTCATTGATTATGCGATAGTCGGCGAGCCGACAACTGATAAACAGTTAGGCGATGCAATACGTATCGGACGCCGTGGATCGATCAATGGAAAGATCAGGATTCAAGGAAAGCAAGGTCATGTAGGATATCCAGAGCAACTCAGTAACCCTATCCATAACTCGTCAAAATTGGTCCATAAACTGGCAACCAAGCGCTGGGATATGCCCAGTCGCTACTTTCCTTCGACCAGCTTCCAGTTAGTTAAGGTTCACTCAGAAAGTGGCGCCATGAACGTTACGCCAGCAAGTTTAGAGATGGTGTTTAACTTTCGTTACTCACCTCGTAATTCTTTTGATAAAATTCAATCTTACGTTGAAAAGAAAGCGAAAAAATATGGTCTTGAGGCGACTTTTGAGTGGGAACATGAAGCTGCTCCTTACATCACTCGCCGCGGTAAACTCAGAAAAACCGTGCAAAAAGTGATCCAACAAGAAAGTCAGCTTAAAACTAAGTTGACCACTGGTGGAGGCATTTCCGATGGCCGTTACATCAAGCAAATCGCGACCCAAGTGATTGAGCTTGGCCCTAGTAACAAAACGATTCACCAAGCCAATGAACGCGTCTCGATTAGTGAGCTTAACAAGCTCTGCCACTTATACTTTCGGATTCTAGAAGAACTTCTTATCAAAAGTTCCTAACGATACTTTGTTAAAATCAATAGCGCTTTGCTGGAGTTACTTGCTAGCTGGCGCTAAGCTATGACTATGTGATTTTCATAGGAAGTAACATGCTAGAAATTGCCGCAATCGATCATATTGTCCTTCGAACCACAAAGCTCAAAGACATGCTAGCGTTTTATTGCGAGGTCCTTGGCTGCAAACTTGAGCGTGACATGGGGGCTGAGCTAGGCTTAACTCAGCTTAGAGCGGGTAACGCCTTGATTGACTTGGTTGCTGTCGATAGCAAGCTGGGACGGATGGGTGGAGAAGCACCTTCAACCAGTGGTAACAACCTTGATCACTTTTGTCTTCAGCTAAAACCCATCTCAGAGCAAGCTATCAAAGATCATTTAGAGTCTCACGGTATTCAAGCTGGTGAGTTTGATGAGCGTTACGGGGCCCAAGGTTTCGGGCAGTCAATTTATATTCAGGATCCAGAAGGTAATACGGTTGAATTACGTTCGCAAATCAATTAACCCAGAAGTAAGGCTGTAGGGAACTATTGATCTGACCAAACCGCTAGTTCATTGCCACTGGGTTCTTGAAAGTGGAAACGTCTACCGCCGGGGAAAGAAAAAATCGGCTTGATAATCTCGCCACCATGCTGCTCGACGATCGATACCGAATCTTCTAGAGATTCGGTGTAAAGAACCACCAATGCACTTCCTTTTGCCGTGACAGAACTTAATTCAGATTGATAGAAACCACCCTCAAGTCCCGACTCGGTAAAGGCGGTGTACTCAGGACCATAATCAGTAAACCTCCAGCCAAACGCTTTTTCAAAGAACTGCTTTGTAGCAGTTAAATCTTTGGCAGGAAACTCTACATAGTTAATCGGTGTGCCTTTCATAACAAACTCCTTGTATGCCTCTGATACCAACGTTATATCGTTAATGGTGATGAAAAGAAAGCTTGAATGATAAAGCTCTGGAAAAAGAAAGCCTGCATGGCTGATAGGGAGCTTTGCAGGCTTAACGTTAGCTATAAAATACTAGCTACGAGAAGTTTATTGTTATCAATATGATGCTTAATCGATATAGCGTTTGCGTTTCTTGTCTTTAAGTTTCAGCATATCAATCCAGACCACACTATCAATACAATCACCGAAGTCTGGATCAACGCCGAAGTCATAGAAAGTGACGCCGCCTTCTTCACAAAGATCACTGTATTGCTTAAACAGTGTTGGTACTGAAACATTCAACTCCGCCAGCTCTTTCTTCAAGACTTTAAAAGCGGCGGGTTGATCCAAGTGATTAAATAAAGCTTCCAACTTTGCTTTTTGCACGGGTTTAATACGATAAGGATTAAATGAGCGTACCAAGTTAATCTCAGAGCCATAGTATTGGCTAAAGTAGTAAACCAGCATGTCTTTAGCATACGCAGGGTAGTCATCACTGAGACTGACCGAACCAAACAGGTAACGAATGTGTGGATTTTGACGAATGTAAGCGCCAATACCAAACCATAAATAATCCAGGCTTCGCTTGCCCCAGTATTTCGGTTGGATGAAGCTTCGTCCCAACTCCATCGCTGTTGGAAACTTTTTTTGTAAGCTTTCTTCATAGCTAAAGAGTGTTTCCGAATAGAGCGTTTGCTCGGCATTGAATGTATGAATATCGGCAATTCGGTAGCT
The Kangiella marina DNA segment above includes these coding regions:
- a CDS encoding VOC family protein, which produces MKGTPINYVEFPAKDLTATKQFFEKAFGWRFTDYGPEYTAFTESGLEGGFYQSELSSVTAKGSALVVLYTESLEDSVSIVEQHGGEIIKPIFSFPGGRRFHFQEPSGNELAVWSDQ
- a CDS encoding VOC family protein, whose product is MLEIAAIDHIVLRTTKLKDMLAFYCEVLGCKLERDMGAELGLTQLRAGNALIDLVAVDSKLGRMGGEAPSTSGNNLDHFCLQLKPISEQAIKDHLESHGIQAGEFDERYGAQGFGQSIYIQDPEGNTVELRSQIN
- the dapE gene encoding succinyl-diaminopimelate desuccinylase; this translates as MFKSFKGLPDLPYAVAPIEQVKYQRPIIELAQELIRRPSITPSDGGCTAILANRLAVAGFTTEYVNKGAVTNLWAYRGDDNSQPSVVFSGHTDVVPPGQNAKWETAPFMPTIKDGFIIGRGASDMKGSLAAMIVATEHFVKKYPKHQGSIGFMLTSDEEGEAIDGTRHIVDSLKQRGKVIDYAIVGEPTTDKQLGDAIRIGRRGSINGKIRIQGKQGHVGYPEQLSNPIHNSSKLVHKLATKRWDMPSRYFPSTSFQLVKVHSESGAMNVTPASLEMVFNFRYSPRNSFDKIQSYVEKKAKKYGLEATFEWEHEAAPYITRRGKLRKTVQKVIQQESQLKTKLTTGGGISDGRYIKQIATQVIELGPSNKTIHQANERVSISELNKLCHLYFRILEELLIKSS